From Deltaproteobacteria bacterium, one genomic window encodes:
- the cas5e gene encoding type I-E CRISPR-associated protein Cas5/CasD — protein sequence MTRPILLLRLDGPMQSWGSRSRWDVRESALEPTKSGVIGLIGCALGLRRDNKDLEIIDGKLGFSVRVDRPGILSTDYHTVTGYHLTAAGQYKHGGGTASSLATALEHEESTIISPREYLHDASFLVALSSADNELLGWISGTTEGSPWRGSLQSPFWPVYLGRKSCVPSRPVFERLTDEYENLEDALSREPCTSSSRRSGREVPPKLLAWIE from the coding sequence CCGATGGGATGTGAGAGAGAGCGCCCTGGAACCCACAAAATCGGGAGTGATCGGCCTCATCGGTTGTGCTTTGGGCCTGAGGCGCGATAACAAAGATCTCGAGATTATCGATGGAAAGCTTGGATTTTCCGTGCGGGTCGACCGGCCGGGGATACTCTCCACCGACTACCACACCGTGACCGGATACCATCTGACCGCAGCCGGTCAATATAAACATGGTGGAGGTACAGCTTCGTCCCTTGCCACCGCCCTGGAACATGAAGAAAGCACCATAATCTCACCCAGGGAGTACCTCCACGATGCCTCTTTTCTTGTTGCCCTTTCGAGTGCCGACAACGAACTGCTCGGGTGGATTTCCGGAACCACTGAAGGAAGCCCGTGGAGAGGCAGCTTGCAGTCCCCCTTTTGGCCGGTCTATCTCGGGCGCAAGTCCTGCGTGCCATCCCGCCCGGTATTTGAAAGATTGACCGACGAATACGAAAACCTCGAGGATGCCCTTTCCCGGGAACCCTGCACCAGCTCTTCTCGCAGATCAGGCCGGGAAGTGCCGCCAAAGCTGTTGGCCTGGATAGAAT